From a region of the Pseudomonadaceae bacterium SI-3 genome:
- a CDS encoding ABC transporter permease, which produces MKLSPLNQRRFALFKAHKRGWWSLWIFLTLFVLSLGAELIANDKPIVVRFDGDWYVPVFKRYPETVFGGEFPLQANYKGPYIQELIEKKGGWMVWPPIPFHHSSINYDLQVPAPAPPSWENWLGTDDQGRDVLARVIYGFRISVLFALTLTLISSVIGVIAGALQGFYGGWVDLVGQRVLEIWSGLPVLYLLIILASFVQPNFWWLLGIMLLFSWMSLVDVVRAEFLRGRNLEYVRAARALGMRNGAIMFRHILPNAMVSTMTFMPFILTGAIGTLTALDFLGFGLPPGAPSLGELVAQGKANLQAPWLGISAFMVLAVMLTLLVFIGEAARDAFDPRK; this is translated from the coding sequence ATGAAGCTTTCGCCGCTGAACCAGCGCCGGTTCGCCCTGTTCAAGGCCCACAAGCGCGGCTGGTGGTCACTGTGGATCTTTCTGACCCTGTTCGTACTCAGCCTAGGCGCCGAGCTGATTGCCAACGACAAGCCGATCGTGGTTCGTTTCGATGGCGACTGGTATGTGCCCGTGTTCAAGCGCTATCCAGAGACCGTCTTCGGGGGCGAGTTTCCACTGCAGGCCAACTACAAAGGACCTTACATTCAGGAACTGATCGAGAAGAAAGGTGGCTGGATGGTCTGGCCGCCGATTCCCTTTCATCATTCCAGTATCAACTACGATCTGCAGGTACCCGCTCCCGCCCCGCCATCCTGGGAGAACTGGCTAGGCACCGATGACCAGGGGCGCGACGTGCTCGCAAGAGTCATCTACGGCTTTCGGATCTCGGTTTTGTTTGCGCTGACCCTGACACTTATCAGCTCGGTGATCGGCGTAATTGCCGGCGCGCTGCAGGGTTTCTACGGCGGCTGGGTCGACCTCGTTGGTCAGCGAGTCCTGGAAATATGGTCCGGCCTGCCGGTGCTCTATCTGCTGATCATCCTTGCAAGCTTTGTGCAGCCGAACTTCTGGTGGCTGCTCGGCATCATGCTGTTGTTCTCCTGGATGAGCCTGGTCGATGTAGTTCGGGCTGAGTTCCTACGCGGCCGTAATCTCGAATACGTACGGGCAGCACGCGCCCTGGGCATGCGCAACGGCGCAATCATGTTCCGCCACATTCTGCCCAACGCGATGGTGTCGACCATGACCTTCATGCCATTCATCCTCACAGGAGCGATCGGCACCCTGACCGCCTTGGATTTCCTTGGCTTCGGCTTGCCGCCTGGCGCGCCTTCGCTGGGTGAGCTAGTCGCACAAGGCAAGGCGAATCTGCAGGCGCCGTGGCTGGGCATTAGCGCATTCATGGTGCTAGCCGTCATGCTGACCCTCCTGGTGTTTATCGGAGAGGCTGCTCGCGATGCTTTCGACCCAAGGAAATAG
- a CDS encoding microcin C ABC transporter permease YejB (with YejAEF is involved in resistance to microcin C) — MLAYIFRRLLLIIPTLFGILLINFIIIQAAPGGPVEQAIAKLEGFEGATSRIAGGGSEVATGSNSYRGGQGLDPDLIAEIERLYGFDKPAPERFWIMLSNYLRLDFGESFFRDASVTDLIIEKMPVSISLGLWSTLIMYLASIPLGIAKATRHGSAFDVWTSSAIIIGYAIPAFLFAILLIVLFAGGSYWNWFPLRGLTSGNFEELSLTGKIIDYFWHLALPVTALVIGNFATLTLLTKNSFLDEINKQYVITARAKGLSKNRVLYGHVFRNAMLIIIAGFPSAFIGMFFTGSLLIEVIFSLDGLGLLSFEAAINRDYPVVFGTLFLFTLLGLVVKLIGDLTYTLVDPRIDFESREA, encoded by the coding sequence ATGCTCGCGTACATTTTCCGGCGCCTACTGCTGATCATCCCAACTCTGTTCGGCATCTTGCTGATCAATTTCATCATCATTCAGGCCGCACCTGGCGGCCCCGTCGAACAGGCGATTGCCAAGCTGGAGGGCTTCGAAGGCGCAACCAGCCGGATCGCCGGCGGAGGATCCGAAGTCGCGACTGGGAGCAACAGCTATCGAGGCGGGCAAGGCCTGGACCCTGACCTGATAGCCGAAATCGAACGCCTGTACGGCTTCGACAAGCCGGCACCAGAACGCTTCTGGATCATGCTCAGCAACTACTTGCGGCTGGATTTCGGTGAAAGTTTTTTCCGCGATGCCAGCGTGACCGATCTGATTATCGAAAAAATGCCGGTGTCGATCTCGCTGGGGCTATGGAGCACGCTCATCATGTACTTGGCATCGATCCCACTAGGGATCGCTAAGGCAACTCGACATGGCAGTGCATTCGACGTCTGGACCAGTTCGGCCATCATCATTGGCTATGCAATACCTGCGTTCCTGTTCGCCATCCTGCTGATCGTGCTGTTCGCCGGAGGCAGTTATTGGAACTGGTTCCCACTGAGGGGGCTGACCTCCGGAAACTTTGAAGAGCTTTCGCTCACCGGCAAGATCATCGACTACTTCTGGCATCTTGCGCTTCCCGTTACGGCATTGGTGATCGGAAATTTCGCGACGCTCACCTTGCTGACGAAAAACAGCTTCCTCGATGAAATAAACAAGCAGTACGTCATCACGGCACGCGCCAAAGGCTTGAGCAAAAATCGCGTGTTGTATGGCCACGTGTTCCGTAACGCAATGCTGATCATTATTGCTGGCTTCCCCTCAGCATTTATCGGCATGTTTTTCACCGGCTCACTGCTGATCGAGGTCATTTTCTCGCTAGACGGCCTTGGCCTGCTTAGTTTCGAGGCAGCCATCAATCGTGATTATCCCGTCGTGTTCGGCACGCTTTTCCTCTTCACCTTGCTCGGTCTGGTGGTCAAGCTCATCGGCGACCTGACCTATACGCTCGTCGATCCCCGAATCGACTTCGAAAGCAGGGAGGCTTGA
- a CDS encoding ABC transporter substrate-binding protein has protein sequence MRPILLLLSCLGLSFPSFATISESHGYAQFGTLKYAEDFTHFDWVNPDAPKGGNVRLMASGTFDTLNPYTFKGTSPTATPGFFQYGVSELNEPLMVGTGVYDPSGDEPASAYGLIAETIEYSDNHSWVVFNLRDSARFHDGRPITAYDVAFSYRLLIKDGHPSYRTDLQGVDRVDILNRHRIRFVFDKPGQPLLIMRLGELPVLPQHYWKDRDFRATTFEPPLGSGPYRISDVQPGRRVTFEKVKNWWGSDLPANRGKYNFNRVDVEFYRDTTVAFEAFKVGEFDYYIEHQAKNWANGYQFPAVLRGDVIRAEIPHEIPTQTQAMFMNARRSTFADIRVRQALGLLFDFEWTNRALFYGAYQRSESYYPNSVFSATGTPEGGEWLLLSPFREQLPAQLFTEPFKLPKTDGRGIPRDTLRKALALLGDAGWKLTPDGLRDKAGRPFSFEILLVNPGLERILQPYVENLSRIGISARLRTVDGAQYKQRLDQYDYDMILTTLGQSLSPGLEQWLYFHSSQVNVKGGRNYAGVANPIVDSMIEKLLAAKTRDEQIAATRAIDRVLLWNHYTIPNWYISYHRLAYRNRFAHVTTPPYTLGLRAWWLKDLEEKAQ, from the coding sequence ATGCGACCCATCCTATTACTGTTGAGCTGTCTGGGACTGAGCTTTCCGTCGTTCGCCACCATCAGCGAAAGCCACGGTTATGCGCAGTTCGGCACCCTTAAATATGCGGAAGACTTTACTCATTTCGATTGGGTGAACCCCGATGCGCCTAAGGGTGGCAACGTGCGGCTGATGGCTTCCGGCACGTTTGACACGCTGAATCCTTACACATTCAAGGGAACCAGCCCAACCGCAACACCTGGCTTTTTCCAGTATGGCGTCTCTGAACTGAACGAGCCGCTGATGGTTGGGACAGGCGTCTATGATCCATCAGGCGACGAACCCGCTTCAGCGTACGGCCTGATCGCCGAGACCATCGAGTATAGCGACAACCATAGTTGGGTGGTTTTCAACCTGCGCGACTCGGCGCGCTTTCACGACGGTCGCCCGATCACGGCTTACGACGTTGCATTTTCTTATCGGCTGTTGATCAAAGATGGTCACCCGAGCTACCGCACCGATCTGCAGGGCGTTGATCGCGTCGACATACTTAATCGCCATCGCATTCGTTTCGTGTTCGACAAACCGGGCCAGCCGTTGCTGATTATGCGCCTGGGTGAATTGCCGGTGCTGCCGCAACACTATTGGAAGGACCGGGATTTCCGCGCAACCACGTTCGAGCCACCATTGGGCAGTGGCCCTTACAGAATCAGCGATGTTCAGCCAGGACGGCGCGTCACCTTCGAGAAAGTGAAGAACTGGTGGGGTAGTGATCTCCCCGCCAATCGCGGTAAGTACAACTTCAATCGGGTCGACGTGGAGTTCTATCGCGACACGACTGTCGCCTTCGAAGCCTTTAAGGTCGGTGAGTTCGACTACTACATCGAGCACCAAGCAAAAAACTGGGCCAATGGCTATCAATTCCCTGCGGTTCTGCGCGGTGACGTGATTCGCGCAGAGATTCCGCACGAAATCCCTACCCAGACCCAGGCAATGTTCATGAACGCGCGTCGTTCGACCTTTGCCGACATCAGGGTGCGGCAGGCTTTGGGCCTGCTGTTCGACTTCGAGTGGACTAACCGCGCCCTGTTCTATGGGGCCTACCAGCGCAGCGAAAGCTACTATCCGAACAGCGTGTTCTCCGCGACCGGCACACCAGAAGGTGGGGAATGGCTCCTGCTCTCGCCATTCAGGGAGCAACTTCCGGCGCAGCTCTTCACCGAGCCATTCAAATTACCGAAAACGGACGGGCGCGGAATTCCACGCGACACTTTGCGCAAGGCGCTGGCTTTGCTCGGGGATGCCGGCTGGAAGCTGACGCCCGACGGCCTTCGAGACAAGGCGGGGCGCCCATTCAGCTTCGAGATTCTGCTGGTCAATCCGGGGCTCGAGCGGATACTTCAGCCCTATGTGGAAAACCTGTCGCGGATCGGCATATCAGCCCGCCTGCGAACTGTCGATGGCGCGCAGTACAAGCAGCGGCTTGATCAGTATGACTACGACATGATCTTGACCACACTCGGGCAGAGTCTCAGCCCTGGGCTGGAACAGTGGCTGTATTTCCATTCAAGCCAGGTGAACGTAAAGGGCGGTCGCAACTACGCCGGCGTCGCCAACCCCATCGTCGACTCAATGATCGAGAAGCTGCTTGCGGCGAAGACCCGTGACGAGCAGATAGCCGCCACACGCGCTATCGACCGCGTTCTGCTCTGGAATCACTACACCATCCCCAATTGGTACATCAGTTACCACCGTCTGGCATACCGTAATCGGTTTGCCCACGTCACCACACCGCCCTACACGCTGGGATTGCGCGCGTGGTGGTTGAAGGACCTGGAGGAGAAGGCTCAATGA